A window of Candidatus Purcelliella pentastirinorum contains these coding sequences:
- a CDS encoding adenylate kinase family protein: MNIILFGAPGVGKGTQAKFISKKYNIKIISTGDILRNEINKNTILGKKISNVINSGKLINDKLIIKIIKKYILKNNLKNKILLDGFPRTIEQAYSIDNIGLNITYVFELIALHNTLIKRILGRRIDSSSGKTYHVKNILKKRKISKDKLTIRRDDNIKTAKKRIKIYLKNQKKIIDFYKKKSINKKIKFHKIDCNKTIKEINENISKILDI, from the coding sequence ATGAATATTATATTATTTGGAGCTCCAGGTGTTGGTAAAGGAACACAAGCAAAATTTATTTCAAAAAAATATAATATAAAAATAATATCTACAGGTGATATCTTAAGAAATGAAATAAATAAAAATACAATTTTAGGGAAAAAAATTTCAAATGTAATAAATTCAGGTAAATTAATTAATGATAAATTAATAATCAAAATTATAAAAAAATATATTTTAAAAAATAATTTAAAAAATAAAATATTATTAGATGGATTTCCAAGAACTATAGAACAAGCATATTCAATAGATAATATTGGTTTAAATATTACTTATGTATTTGAATTAATAGCATTACATAATACATTAATTAAAAGAATATTAGGAAGAAGAATTGATTCATCATCTGGAAAGACATATCATGTAAAAAATATATTAAAAAAAAGAAAAATATCAAAAGATAAATTAACTATTAGAAGAGACGATAACATAAAAACTGCAAAAAAAAGAATAAAAATATACTTAAAAAATCAGAAAAAAATAATAGATTTTTATAAAAAAAAATCAATAAATAAAAAAATTAAATTTCATAAAATAGATTGTAATAAAACAATTAAAGAAATAAACGAAAATATATCAAAAATACTTGACATATAA
- the zwf gene encoding glucose-6-phosphate dehydrogenase, with translation MKNKNILQACNLIIFGTNGDLAKKKLLPSLYQLEKKNMLHNDTKIIGVGRVQFSKEDYIKMVYQSLKISNKKNIKEVIWKKFNNRLSFYNIDINFPSQFLKLKNIIEEKEKIIINYLATPPDTFKIICDGLNYSNLNNKNSRIIIEKPLGKSFITCKKINNHIKKYFTEKQIFRIDHYLGKETILNLLSLRFANTLFINNWDNKTIDHIQITIAESIGIEGRWKYFDKIGQMRDMVQNHLLQILTIIAMDPPESLDEDQLREKKISVLKSLRPINYKNVLKKTVKGQYTSNIIQNKNIKGYLEENEANKKSNTETFVCIKANIDNWRWYGVPFYLRTGKRLPIKYSEIVIYFKKPKINLFKKSLIKLPQNKITIRLQSNEGIDIQILNKTPGLNNKDKLQAIKLNCTYSEIFNYSYLSDSYENLLLESMIGIQKLFVKKEEIEEAWKWIDLIIEAWKIKKQKIYLYPAGSWGPNKSLLMINKDKRNWNNFNNYQKNNL, from the coding sequence ATGAAAAATAAAAATATTTTACAAGCATGCAATCTAATAATATTTGGTACTAATGGAGATTTAGCAAAAAAAAAATTATTACCATCATTATACCAATTAGAAAAAAAAAATATGTTACATAATGATACTAAAATAATTGGTGTAGGAAGAGTGCAGTTTAGTAAAGAAGATTATATTAAAATGGTATATCAATCACTTAAAATTTCTAATAAAAAAAATATTAAAGAAGTTATATGGAAAAAATTTAATAATCGTTTAAGTTTTTATAATATTGATATAAATTTTCCATCTCAATTTTTAAAATTAAAAAATATTATAGAAGAAAAAGAAAAAATAATAATCAATTATCTTGCAACTCCTCCAGATACCTTTAAAATTATATGTGACGGGTTAAATTATTCTAATTTAAACAATAAAAATTCAAGAATAATAATAGAAAAACCACTTGGAAAATCTTTTATAACATGTAAAAAAATTAATAATCATATAAAAAAATATTTTACAGAAAAACAAATATTTAGAATAGATCATTATTTAGGAAAAGAAACTATTCTAAATTTATTATCATTAAGATTCGCAAATACTTTATTCATAAATAATTGGGATAATAAAACAATTGATCATATTCAAATAACAATAGCGGAAAGTATTGGTATTGAAGGAAGATGGAAATATTTTGATAAAATTGGACAAATGAGAGATATGGTGCAAAATCATTTATTACAAATTTTAACAATAATCGCTATGGATCCTCCAGAAAGTTTAGATGAAGATCAATTAAGAGAAAAAAAGATATCTGTTTTAAAATCTCTACGTCCAATTAATTATAAAAATGTTTTAAAAAAAACCGTAAAAGGACAATATACATCTAATATTATACAAAATAAAAATATAAAAGGATATTTAGAAGAAAATGAAGCTAATAAAAAAAGTAATACGGAAACATTCGTATGTATAAAAGCAAATATCGATAATTGGAGATGGTATGGAGTCCCATTTTATTTACGTACAGGGAAAAGATTACCAATTAAATATTCTGAAATAGTAATTTATTTTAAAAAACCTAAAATAAATCTATTTAAAAAATCGTTGATAAAATTACCCCAGAATAAAATAACAATAAGACTTCAATCAAATGAAGGCATTGATATACAAATTTTAAATAAAACTCCAGGATTGAATAATAAAGATAAATTACAAGCAATAAAATTAAATTGTACTTATAGTGAAATATTCAATTATTCGTACTTATCAGATTCTTATGAAAATTTATTACTAGAAAGTATGATAGGTATACAAAAATTATTTGTTAAAAAAGAAGAAATAGAAGAAGCTTGGAAATGGATAGATTTAATAATAGAAGCTTGGAAAATAAAAAAACAAAAAATTTATTTATACCCAGCTGGAAGCTGGGGTCCTAATAAGTCTTTACTAATGATTAATAAAGATAAACGTAATTGGAATAATTTTAATAATTATCAAAAAAATAACCTATAA
- the aspS gene encoding aspartate--tRNA ligase translates to MRTEYCGKLNLLHVNKLVTIYGWVNNLRNLGNLIFIDVRDNEGIIQVKFNIKDKKIFAIASKLRNEFCIKIKGIIKLRDKKNRNKNKNTGKIELIPNKLIIINKSKPLPINISKENSEDLRLKYRYLDLRSEKMIKIIKIRSKIMYLIRKFMTKNNFLEIETPLLTKSTPEGARDYLIPSRIHKNKYYALPQSPQLFKQLFMISGLDKYYQIAKCFRDEDLRSDRQPEFTQIDIEASFVTEKYIKKITEKMIIMLWKNIKNIKLKKFKEISYKKSLKLYGTSKPDLRIPIKIIDIKDIIEQSNLKKNNRIAAISIPEGIKLTNKKINYYNSFLKKYNIDKLFWIKIIKIENQNNQIKTPLKNIISGNILNNIINKTMAKNGDIIFFVDEKYDIATKALGKLRNKISKDLNLINKSLYRPIWITKFPLFKINSDYTISSMHHPFTAPLKNTTIKKLKDKPNKIISNSYDMIINGYEIGGGSVRINNIKMQKIIFNILGINDKEQNEKFGFFLNALKYGTPTHAGIAFGLDRIVMLLSNANNIRDTIAFPKTNKASCLLTGAPTNIFNNNY, encoded by the coding sequence ATGCGAACTGAATATTGTGGTAAATTAAATTTATTACATGTAAATAAATTAGTAACTATTTATGGATGGGTTAATAATTTAAGAAATTTAGGTAATTTAATATTTATAGATGTAAGAGATAATGAAGGAATAATTCAAGTAAAATTTAATATAAAAGATAAAAAAATATTTGCAATAGCATCAAAATTAAGAAATGAATTTTGTATTAAAATAAAAGGTATAATAAAGTTAAGAGATAAAAAAAATCGAAATAAAAATAAAAATACTGGTAAAATAGAACTAATTCCTAATAAATTAATTATAATAAATAAATCTAAACCATTGCCTATTAATATATCAAAAGAAAATAGTGAAGATTTAAGATTAAAATATCGTTATTTAGATTTAAGAAGTGAAAAAATGATAAAAATAATAAAAATACGTTCTAAAATTATGTATTTAATTAGAAAATTTATGACAAAAAATAATTTTTTAGAAATAGAAACACCATTGCTAACAAAATCTACTCCTGAAGGAGCTAGAGATTATTTAATACCTAGTCGTATACATAAAAATAAATATTATGCATTACCACAATCACCACAATTATTTAAACAACTATTTATGATATCAGGATTAGATAAATATTATCAAATAGCTAAATGTTTTAGAGATGAAGATTTAAGATCTGATAGACAACCAGAATTTACTCAAATTGATATAGAAGCTTCATTTGTTACTGAAAAATATATAAAAAAAATAACTGAAAAAATGATTATAATGTTATGGAAAAATATTAAAAATATAAAATTAAAAAAATTTAAAGAAATTAGTTATAAAAAATCACTAAAATTATATGGAACATCTAAACCAGATTTAAGAATTCCAATAAAAATTATTGATATAAAAGATATTATCGAACAATCTAACTTAAAAAAAAATAATCGTATAGCAGCAATATCCATTCCTGAAGGAATAAAATTAACAAATAAAAAAATCAATTATTATAATTCATTTTTAAAAAAATATAATATTGATAAATTATTTTGGATTAAAATTATAAAAATAGAAAATCAAAATAATCAAATAAAAACTCCATTAAAAAATATTATTTCAGGAAATATTTTGAATAATATAATTAATAAAACTATGGCAAAAAACGGAGATATAATATTTTTTGTAGATGAAAAATATGATATTGCCACTAAAGCATTAGGTAAATTACGTAATAAAATAAGTAAAGATTTAAATTTAATAAATAAATCATTATATAGACCTATTTGGATAACAAAATTTCCATTATTTAAAATTAATTCAGATTATACTATCAGTAGCATGCATCATCCATTTACAGCTCCATTAAAAAATACAACAATTAAAAAACTAAAAGATAAACCAAATAAAATTATCTCTAATTCTTATGATATGATTATAAATGGATATGAAATTGGTGGAGGATCAGTAAGAATAAATAATATAAAAATGCAAAAAATAATATTTAATATATTAGGTATTAATGATAAAGAACAAAACGAAAAATTTGGATTTTTTTTAAATGCTTTAAAATATGGTACTCCTACACATGCAGGAATTGCATTCGGTTTAGATAGAATAGTAATGCTACTCAGTAATGCTAATAATATACGTGACACAATAGCTTTTCCTAAGACAAATAAAGCCTCTTGTCTATTAACCGGAGCTCCAACTAATATATTTAATAATAATTATTAA
- the tsaB gene encoding tRNA (adenosine(37)-N6)-threonylcarbamoyltransferase complex dimerization subunit type 1 TsaB has protein sequence MNTILSIDTSFNVCSVSLLKNNKINTIYKRTKNNHAKFILFIINKIILDNNLKIDKLNVIAINIGPGNFTSLRIGINVSQSLSLALNIPIVVMSSMLIVAEEVYKKYKKKKVLILINAKIDKFYFASYILDKYKKMSLLGNEIIISSKELLNILSLYDNSWVAAGNGWKTFFNILKDFNLNKKVNFKKINIYLPSSKNMIYIALNLFKLGKLLLPENIVPNYLFTKIPYTK, from the coding sequence ATGAATACTATTTTATCAATTGATACTTCTTTTAATGTATGTTCAGTTAGTCTTTTAAAAAATAATAAGATTAATACTATATATAAAAGAACTAAAAATAATCACGCAAAATTTATTTTGTTTATAATAAACAAAATTATATTAGATAATAATTTAAAAATAGATAAATTAAATGTTATTGCTATAAACATTGGTCCAGGTAATTTCACCAGTTTACGTATTGGTATTAATGTTTCTCAAAGTTTGAGTTTAGCATTAAACATTCCTATTGTCGTTATGTCTTCTATGTTAATAGTTGCAGAAGAAGTTTATAAAAAATATAAAAAAAAAAAAGTACTTATTTTAATTAATGCTAAAATTGATAAATTTTATTTTGCTAGTTATATACTAGATAAATATAAAAAAATGAGTTTATTAGGAAATGAAATTATTATTTCTTCTAAAGAATTATTAAATATATTGAGTTTATATGACAATTCATGGGTTGCAGCAGGAAATGGTTGGAAAACATTTTTTAATATATTAAAAGATTTTAATTTAAATAAAAAGGTTAATTTTAAAAAAATAAATATTTATCTCCCTTCTTCTAAAAATATGATTTATATTGCTTTAAATTTATTTAAATTAGGTAAATTACTTTTGCCTGAAAATATTGTTCCTAACTATCTTTTTACTAAAATTCCATATACTAAATAA
- the lysS gene encoding lysine--tRNA ligase — protein MNQLKNNKKNQEIISRLNKLDILRYQGFSFPNNFNFINNSKQIKKKYISKKKIYFQKKNINIKIAGRITNLRIMGKATFIILQDEYGKIQLYFNKNSLINDSYKEKCKILDIGDIIGVKGKLFITNTKELSIYCNYIKILTKSLKPFPNKFHGVINKELKYRYRYLDLISNAKIKKKFIIRSKIIHEIRKFMTKNNFIEVETPMMQSIPGGGIAKPFKTYHNALNMNIYLRISPELFLKRLIIGGFNKIFEINRSFRNEGISTHHNPEFTMMELYIAYKNYKDLMKFTEKLLYKITKTIKKKYKIKYGNHIFNFKPPFKKMTMKESIIKYYPKITSENINNFNELNKIAKELNIKLNINSTKGYIIKKIFEKTVEPYLIHPTFITNYPIDISPLAKKNDINSEIADRFEFFINGHELANGFSELNDPEEQEYRFKKQIKDNNKYTFYDNEYIKALKYGLPPTAGLGIGIDRLIMILTNSHSIKDVILFPVMKPQK, from the coding sequence ATGAATCAATTAAAAAATAATAAAAAAAATCAAGAAATCATATCAAGATTAAATAAACTTGATATATTAAGATATCAAGGTTTTTCTTTTCCCAATAATTTTAATTTTATAAATAATAGTAAGCAAATTAAAAAAAAATATATTTCCAAAAAAAAAATATATTTCCAAAAAAAAAATATAAATATTAAAATTGCTGGTAGAATAACAAATTTGCGTATAATGGGGAAAGCTACTTTTATTATTTTACAAGATGAATATGGTAAAATACAATTATATTTTAACAAAAACTCATTAATTAATGATTCGTATAAAGAAAAATGTAAAATATTAGATATAGGAGATATTATAGGAGTAAAGGGCAAACTATTTATAACAAATACAAAAGAATTATCGATCTATTGTAACTATATTAAAATACTTACTAAATCATTAAAACCATTTCCAAATAAATTTCATGGAGTTATTAATAAAGAATTAAAATATAGATATAGATATTTAGATTTAATAAGTAATGCAAAAATAAAAAAAAAATTTATAATTAGATCAAAAATAATACATGAAATTAGAAAATTTATGACAAAAAATAATTTTATAGAAGTAGAAACACCTATGATGCAATCTATTCCTGGAGGAGGAATTGCGAAACCATTTAAAACATATCATAATGCTTTAAATATGAATATTTATTTACGTATTTCACCAGAATTATTTCTTAAAAGATTAATTATAGGAGGTTTTAATAAAATATTTGAAATAAACAGAAGTTTTAGAAATGAAGGTATATCTACACATCATAATCCAGAATTTACAATGATGGAATTATATATAGCTTATAAAAATTATAAAGATCTAATGAAATTTACTGAAAAATTATTATATAAAATAACAAAAACAATTAAAAAAAAATATAAAATTAAATATGGTAATCATATTTTTAATTTTAAGCCTCCATTTAAAAAAATGACAATGAAAGAATCAATTATAAAATATTACCCAAAAATAACCTCAGAAAATATAAATAATTTTAATGAATTAAATAAAATTGCAAAAGAATTAAATATTAAATTAAATATTAATAGCACAAAGGGATATATAATAAAAAAAATATTTGAAAAAACAGTAGAACCTTACTTAATACATCCAACTTTCATCACAAATTATCCTATTGATATATCTCCTTTAGCTAAAAAAAATGATATTAATTCAGAAATTGCAGATAGATTTGAATTTTTTATTAACGGTCATGAATTAGCTAATGGGTTTTCAGAATTAAATGATCCTGAAGAACAGGAATATAGATTTAAAAAACAAATTAAAGATAATAATAAATATACATTTTATGATAATGAATATATTAAAGCATTAAAATATGGATTACCTCCAACTGCAGGGTTAGGAATTGGAATAGATCGTTTGATAATGATATTAACTAATTCACATTCTATAAAAGATGTTATTTTATTTCCAGTTATGAAACCGCAAAAATAA
- the prfB gene encoding peptide chain release factor 2 (programmed frameshift): MQIEINTITSYIKDLNKKYKNIRRYFNYKNNKANLIIMKNNLKKIYLSKQSKNFKEIKKEYKILKEIINNIENIKKKIKYVKELFQLSIDTKDNSILNDINIYIKNINIKINNLKIKTMFCKKYDKYNCYIDFQSGSGGIEAQDWTSILLKMYLRWIEKKRFKSKIINKLNGEKAGIKSVTLHVIGKYAFGWLRTESGVHRLVRKSPFNTGNKRHTSFSSIFVYPETKNKINIEINQNDLRIDVYKSSGSGGQHVNKTESAVRITHISTGIVVQCQNNRSQHKNKNTAMKQIKKKLYNLEIKKNNIKKQKIENKKSDIRWSNQIRSYIFDNSRVKDLRTGIEIRNVQYVLNGNLDKFIKASLNMKL; this comes from the exons ATGCAAATAGAAATTAATACTATTACAAGTTATATTAAAGATTTAAATAAAAAATATAAAAATATTAGGAGGTAT TTTAACTATAAAAATAATAAAGCAAATCTTATAATAATGAAAAATAATTTAAAAAAAATATATTTATCTAAACAAAGTAAAAATTTTAAAGAAATAAAAAAAGAATATAAAATTTTAAAAGAAATTATTAATAATATAGAAAACATAAAAAAAAAAATAAAATATGTTAAAGAATTATTTCAATTATCAATTGATACAAAAGATAATTCCATACTTAATGATATAAATATATATATAAAAAATATTAATATAAAAATAAATAATCTAAAAATAAAAACAATGTTTTGTAAAAAATATGACAAATATAATTGTTATATAGATTTTCAATCAGGATCAGGTGGAATAGAAGCTCAAGATTGGACTTCAATTTTATTAAAAATGTATTTAAGATGGATAGAGAAAAAAAGATTTAAAAGTAAAATAATTAATAAATTAAATGGTGAAAAAGCTGGAATTAAATCAGTAACATTGCATGTAATAGGTAAATATGCATTTGGTTGGTTGCGTACTGAAAGTGGAGTACACCGTTTAGTTAGAAAAAGTCCATTTAATACAGGAAATAAAAGACATACCTCTTTTAGCTCAATTTTTGTATACCCGGAAACAAAAAATAAAATTAATATTGAAATTAATCAAAATGATTTACGTATAGATGTATATAAATCATCCGGATCAGGAGGACAACATGTAAATAAAACAGAATCTGCTGTAAGAATAACACATATATCTACAGGTATTGTTGTACAATGTCAAAACAACAGATCACAACATAAAAATAAAAATACTGCTATGAAACAAATTAAAAAAAAATTGTACAACTTAGAAATAAAAAAAAATAATATTAAAAAACAAAAAATAGAAAATAAAAAATCTGATATAAGATGGAGTAATCAAATAAGATCCTATATATTTGATAATTCTCGTGTAAAAGATCTTAGGACAGGTATTGAAATTAGAAATGTTCAATATGTATTAAATGGTAATTTGGATAAATTTATTAAAGCAAGTTTGAATATGAAACTATAA
- the tadA gene encoding tRNA adenosine(34) deaminase TadA, translated as MKNNINKRYWIQYALKLAEQALKIGEIPVGAVITLNNKLIGEGKNCVINNNDPTAHAEIIAIRNAAKFKKNYRLTNSLIYVTLEPCLMCYGALIYSRIKKIIFGTYDNKNNITRILQKILINNIKKNKIKNKILTKKCSDILIDFFKNKRKK; from the coding sequence ATGAAAAATAACATAAATAAAAGGTATTGGATACAATACGCATTAAAATTAGCTGAACAGGCATTGAAAATAGGTGAGATACCAGTAGGAGCAGTAATAACATTAAATAATAAATTAATAGGTGAAGGAAAAAATTGTGTGATAAATAATAACGATCCTACAGCACATGCTGAAATAATAGCAATAAGAAATGCTGCTAAATTTAAAAAAAATTATAGATTAACTAACAGTTTAATTTATGTAACATTAGAGCCATGTTTAATGTGTTATGGAGCATTAATTTATAGTAGAATAAAAAAAATAATTTTTGGAACATATGATAATAAAAATAATATAACAAGAATTTTACAAAAAATATTAATTAACAATATAAAAAAAAATAAAATTAAAAATAAAATTTTAACAAAAAAATGTTCTGATATTCTGATAGATTTTTTTAAAAATAAAAGAAAAAAATAA
- the gyrA gene encoding DNA topoisomerase (ATP-hydrolyzing) subunit A, whose translation MNNLAKEITLINIEEEIKNSYLDYAMSVIIGRALPDVRDGLKPVHRRILYAMKILNNEWNKSYKKSARIVGDVIGKYHPHGDLAVYDTIVRMAQSFISRYVLIDGQGNFGSIDGDSAAAMRYTEIRMSKIANEFLTDLDKETINFVDNYDNSEKIPEILPTKIPNLLINGSSGIAVGMATNIPSHNINEIINACLAYINDNNITLTELMHYIPGPDFPTGGIINGNKGIEDAYNTGKGIIYIRAKSKIEINKKTKKEKILIKEIPYQVNKSKLISNIVELIKEKKIEGISNIRDESDKSGMNIVIDIKREAVAKIVLNNLYSLTKLETSFGINMVALYQSQPRILNLKKIIKIFINHRREIITKRTIYELKKTEKKTHLLEGLMVALTNIDLIINLIKNSKTLNKAKKSLISHKWDFNISKKIKNIDFNKEKYKKKKDIYIKNNKFTYILTKKQIKAILNLKLHKLTNMEYKNISQKHNLLNKEIYKFKKILNNDNYLTSIIKKELNKIKQKFGDKRRTKIYLNKSNLKTKDLIDKKNVIVTLSNKGYIKYQLLSHYETQHRGGRGKSAAKIKKEDFIENLLITNTHCTILCFSSLGVIYWIKVYQLPKSTRNTKGKPIVNLLPLTKNERITAMLSIDKYKSNLYIFMATAYGIVKKTSLTKFKKERNKGIIAINLRDKDELINVTLTNGKNEIMLFSSMGKVVRFKEKNIRTTNRITYGVKGIKLFKKDRLVSLIVPKKNGNILTVTENGYGKRTKIKEYPSKSRATQGVISIKINKRNGRVIGAVQVLDSDQVMIITNAATLVRIPVSEINIIKRNTQGVILIRIIKNEKVVELQRLEKSIINNIFIENINNKKE comes from the coding sequence ATTAATAATTTAGCTAAAGAAATTACATTAATTAATATAGAAGAAGAAATTAAAAATTCATATTTAGATTACGCAATGTCGGTTATTATAGGAAGAGCATTACCTGATGTAAGAGACGGACTAAAACCAGTACATAGAAGAATATTATATGCTATGAAGATACTAAATAATGAATGGAATAAATCATATAAAAAATCCGCAAGAATAGTAGGTGATGTTATAGGTAAATATCATCCTCATGGTGATTTAGCAGTATATGATACAATAGTAAGAATGGCACAATCTTTTATTTCAAGATATGTATTGATTGATGGTCAAGGTAATTTTGGCTCCATAGATGGAGATTCTGCTGCAGCTATGAGATATACTGAAATAAGAATGTCAAAAATAGCAAATGAATTTTTAACGGATTTAGATAAGGAAACAATAAATTTTGTAGATAATTACGATAATAGTGAAAAAATTCCAGAAATATTACCTACTAAAATACCTAATCTTTTAATTAACGGTTCATCTGGAATTGCTGTAGGTATGGCTACTAATATTCCTTCACATAATATAAATGAAATAATAAATGCATGTTTGGCTTATATTAATGATAATAATATAACATTAACGGAATTAATGCATTATATACCAGGTCCAGATTTTCCTACAGGAGGTATTATAAATGGCAATAAAGGTATAGAAGATGCTTATAATACTGGTAAAGGGATAATATATATAAGAGCAAAAAGTAAAATAGAAATAAATAAAAAAACTAAAAAAGAAAAGATATTAATCAAAGAAATACCATATCAAGTAAATAAATCAAAATTAATATCAAATATTGTCGAATTAATAAAAGAAAAAAAAATTGAAGGCATTAGTAATATTAGAGATGAATCAGATAAAAGTGGAATGAATATAGTTATAGATATTAAACGTGAAGCAGTAGCAAAAATTGTTTTAAATAATCTATATTCATTAACTAAATTAGAAACATCATTTGGTATTAATATGGTAGCATTGTATCAATCACAACCAAGAATATTAAATTTAAAAAAAATAATTAAAATATTTATAAATCATAGACGTGAAATAATAACTAAAAGAACAATATATGAATTAAAAAAAACAGAAAAAAAAACACATCTATTAGAAGGTTTGATGGTTGCATTAACTAATATAGATTTAATTATAAATTTAATTAAAAATTCAAAAACACTAAATAAAGCTAAAAAATCATTAATAAGTCATAAATGGGATTTTAATATAAGTAAAAAAATAAAAAATATAGATTTTAATAAAGAAAAATATAAAAAAAAAAAAGATATTTATATTAAAAATAATAAATTTACATATATTCTAACTAAAAAACAAATAAAAGCAATTCTTAATTTAAAATTACATAAATTAACTAATATGGAATATAAAAACATTTCACAAAAACATAATTTACTAAATAAAGAAATTTATAAATTTAAAAAAATTTTAAATAATGATAATTATTTAACATCAATAATAAAAAAAGAACTCAATAAAATAAAACAAAAATTTGGAGATAAAAGACGTACTAAGATATATTTAAATAAAAGTAATTTAAAAACAAAAGATCTAATAGATAAAAAAAATGTAATAGTAACATTATCAAATAAAGGTTATATAAAATATCAATTATTATCTCATTATGAAACTCAACATAGAGGTGGTAGAGGAAAATCTGCGGCCAAAATTAAAAAAGAAGATTTCATAGAAAATTTATTAATAACAAATACTCATTGTACTATATTATGTTTTTCTAGTTTAGGGGTAATATATTGGATAAAAGTTTATCAATTGCCTAAATCAACTCGTAATACTAAAGGAAAACCTATAGTTAATTTATTGCCATTAACAAAAAACGAAAGAATAACAGCAATGTTATCAATAGATAAATATAAAAGTAATTTGTATATTTTTATGGCTACAGCTTACGGTATAGTGAAAAAAACATCATTAACTAAATTTAAAAAAGAAAGAAATAAAGGAATTATAGCAATAAATTTACGTGATAAAGATGAGTTAATTAATGTAACATTAACTAACGGTAAAAATGAAATTATGTTATTTTCTTCTATGGGTAAAGTAGTGAGATTTAAAGAAAAGAACATACGTACAACAAATAGAATAACATATGGAGTAAAAGGTATTAAATTATTTAAAAAAGATAGATTAGTTTCACTTATTGTGCCCAAAAAAAATGGAAATATTTTAACAGTCACAGAAAATGGATATGGAAAACGTACAAAAATAAAAGAATATCCATCTAAATCAAGAGCAACGCAGGGAGTAATTTCTATTAAAATAAATAAACGTAATGGAAGAGTTATAGGTGCGGTACAAGTTTTAGATAGTGATCAAGTTATGATTATAACAAATGCTGCAACTTTAGTAAGAATACCTGTATCAGAAATAAATATAATAAAAAGAAATACTCAAGGAGTAATTTTAATAAGAATAATAAAAAATGAAAAAGTAGTAGAATTGCAAAGATTAGAGAAATCTATAATAAATAATATATTTATAGAAAATATAAATAATAAAAAAGAATAA